The following is a genomic window from Sedimenticola thiotaurini.
AATCATTCCACTGTCGTGTCGTGACGGAACCGACACCTGGTTCGGATGAACCCGCTAACGGATGGAGCAGGCTTAACTCAACGGCTCACTCGCATATTGCAGTGCACTGACAGATCAGCTCTGTCCGTTGCTGTTCCATATACCACTGACACCGGAAGGTTTTATCGAGCACCTGTCGGCAATGACACAGTGAAAAGTATTACTTGATTATGGATGATATTTCTATTCCCACCAGAGAATCTGCTGTCAACCGACAATCGGCACCCACCATCTGATCTGATGGTCGCTACTGAAATTGCTTCATGCAGTGCCGGTCCCGTGCATTAAAAAAGGACCGGACAAGTGACTGACCGGTTATCGGACTTGACGGCGACAGCCTGCAGCAGGGGTGATTAATGGGAACTCAAGAGGGTTTTAGACCGGGCGCCTGTCCAGACTCACCCAACCCATTCATATATCTCCGTCGTGGCGGGATCACATTTACAACAACCGCCACCACACGGGCTGCCCTGGGGTAATTTCTCGACTTTGCCCTTCGCTACCCATTTGTCCAGCATGCCCC
Proteins encoded in this region:
- a CDS encoding FeoC-like transcriptional regulator, translated to MILSELRDYLKTNQRAALIDLSHRFDADPDALRGMLDKWVAKGKVEKLPQGSPCGGGCCKCDPATTEIYEWVG